Proteins co-encoded in one Marinobacter gudaonensis genomic window:
- a CDS encoding DnaJ domain-containing protein, whose product MASTDTRSVLPARMEAEFSSLMQELSACGHQAPALIERARLPGWCRRPLFFFLGYIAKADGRVTEADIGHAESLIKAMKLSRRQRRRAIGWFQQGKSADRLPFIRGLALRLSRRLWPAPALKTAICLCHASQLHGRPAKPRRYRCEDAIDQIGLPVGVTEEIFDSYASKVWARQSKNLARPTSYQQACEILGVTRRDSLEIIKRAYRKKVSECHPDKLAQQQISASEQTLAKERLLHYQQAWELIKRHHSPR is encoded by the coding sequence ATGGCCAGCACTGACACTCGCTCCGTTCTGCCGGCTCGCATGGAAGCCGAGTTCTCGAGCCTGATGCAGGAGCTCTCCGCCTGCGGCCACCAGGCGCCGGCTCTGATCGAACGGGCGCGCCTACCCGGCTGGTGCCGGCGGCCGCTGTTCTTTTTCCTGGGCTATATCGCCAAAGCCGACGGGCGCGTGACCGAAGCCGATATTGGCCACGCCGAGTCGCTGATCAAGGCCATGAAGCTGTCCCGGCGCCAGCGTCGGCGAGCCATTGGCTGGTTCCAGCAGGGCAAGTCCGCCGACCGGCTGCCCTTCATCCGGGGCCTGGCCCTTCGACTCTCCCGCCGACTCTGGCCGGCCCCCGCCCTGAAAACCGCCATCTGTCTCTGCCACGCCAGCCAGCTTCATGGCCGCCCGGCCAAACCCCGGCGGTACCGCTGCGAAGACGCCATCGATCAGATCGGCCTGCCTGTCGGGGTTACCGAGGAGATCTTCGACAGTTACGCAAGCAAGGTCTGGGCGCGCCAAAGCAAGAACCTGGCCCGCCCTACCAGTTACCAGCAGGCCTGCGAAATTCTCGGAGTGACCCGGCGGGATTCCCTGGAGATCATCAAACGGGCTTACCGGAAAAAAGTGTCCGAATGCCACCCGGACAAACTGGCGCAGCAGCAAATCAGTGCCAGTGAGCAGACTTTGGCCAAGGAGCGCCTGCTGCACTATCAACAGGCCTGGGAGTTGATAAAGCGTCACCATAGCCCGCGCTGA
- a CDS encoding DUF3530 family protein: MAARSMILLWILALPLSAQEAKVESDTAPAVSSPANRSLLWTGSGEQALSQTFPESSIWLELENEGRALALFYPEDRTPALGAVVVLADTGETAASGITRALARGLTARGWAVMSLGLEAPSPVLQQILTRSPTPSEEEAGSSESSSTQSVMIDVMASEKAEGLEEQYRGRISQALSAAVAELGTRGYDAPAMLGIGQAAGHVANHALETNEVSALIWVAPRFYPADRQALPERLEGLESRMLELYPSGGVSEASDPEQTIGLALRRAGVATVDRQPVPWLSPPLEALGDSVASRVSAWLQSR, translated from the coding sequence ATGGCAGCCAGGTCGATGATCCTGTTGTGGATTCTGGCCTTGCCGCTGTCGGCCCAGGAAGCGAAGGTCGAGAGCGATACCGCGCCGGCAGTGAGTAGCCCCGCGAATCGGTCTCTGCTCTGGACCGGTTCGGGCGAACAGGCCCTGAGCCAGACCTTTCCGGAGTCGTCGATCTGGCTTGAGCTGGAGAACGAGGGGCGTGCGCTTGCCCTGTTTTATCCGGAGGACCGTACCCCGGCCCTCGGCGCTGTGGTTGTGCTCGCCGACACCGGCGAGACCGCCGCCTCCGGTATTACCAGGGCTCTGGCGCGAGGCCTGACCGCCAGAGGCTGGGCGGTGATGAGCCTTGGGCTTGAGGCGCCTTCCCCGGTGCTGCAGCAAATACTGACGCGGTCACCGACGCCGTCCGAGGAAGAGGCCGGTTCTTCAGAATCGTCGTCGACCCAGTCCGTGATGATCGACGTCATGGCCTCAGAGAAGGCAGAAGGTCTGGAAGAGCAATATCGAGGCCGCATCAGCCAGGCACTGTCTGCTGCGGTGGCTGAACTGGGGACCAGAGGGTACGACGCTCCGGCAATGCTGGGTATTGGTCAGGCAGCGGGACACGTGGCCAATCATGCCCTTGAGACCAATGAGGTGTCGGCGCTGATCTGGGTGGCACCCCGATTCTATCCCGCTGACCGGCAGGCCCTGCCCGAACGGCTGGAAGGGTTGGAGTCGAGGATGCTGGAGCTCTACCCGTCCGGGGGCGTGAGCGAGGCCTCGGACCCGGAGCAGACCATCGGGCTGGCCTTGCGCAGGGCCGGCGTGGCCACCGTGGACCGGCAACCGGTGCCCTGGCTGAGCCCGCCGCTTGAGGCCCTCGGCGACTCGGTGGCCAGCCGGGTGTCGGCCTGGCTGCAATCGAGGTAA
- the rpe gene encoding ribulose-phosphate 3-epimerase — translation MNPYLIAPSILSADFARLGEEVDNVLAAGADIVHFDVMDNHYVPNLTIGPMVCEALRKHGVTAPIDVHLMVSPVDDLIRMFIDAGASYITFHPEATNHIDRSLQLIRDGGCKAGLVFNPATPLHYMDHVMDKLDMVLLMSVNPGFGGQKFIPGTLDKLREARKRIDASNYNIRLEIDGGVKTDNIREIAEAGADTFVAGSAIFNADDYRATIDAMREELEQARTVISQ, via the coding sequence ATGAACCCTTACCTGATTGCCCCATCCATCCTGTCCGCCGATTTCGCCCGCCTTGGCGAGGAAGTCGACAACGTGCTGGCCGCTGGCGCGGACATCGTGCACTTCGATGTAATGGACAATCATTATGTGCCCAATCTCACCATTGGCCCCATGGTCTGCGAGGCTCTGCGCAAGCATGGCGTGACCGCCCCCATTGATGTACACCTGATGGTGTCTCCGGTGGACGACCTGATCCGTATGTTTATCGACGCCGGTGCCAGCTACATCACCTTCCATCCGGAGGCAACCAACCACATTGATCGCTCCCTGCAGCTTATCCGGGACGGTGGCTGCAAGGCCGGTCTGGTGTTCAATCCGGCCACACCGCTGCACTACATGGACCATGTGATGGACAAGCTGGACATGGTGCTGCTGATGTCGGTGAACCCGGGTTTCGGTGGCCAGAAGTTCATTCCGGGCACCCTGGACAAGCTCCGGGAGGCCCGCAAGCGCATCGACGCCAGCAACTACAACATCCGACTGGAGATCGACGGCGGCGTGAAAACCGACAATATCCGCGAGATCGCCGAAGCCGGCGCCGACACCTTTGTGGCCGGCTCCGCCATCTTCAATGCGGACGATTACAGGGCCACCATCGACGCCATGCGCGAGGAGCTCGAGCAAGCACGCACGGTGATCAGCCAATGA
- a CDS encoding phosphoglycolate phosphatase has protein sequence MSLAGLFSPRWPGVALFDLDGTLVDSAPDLAAAVDQMLEHLGRSPAGLERVRQWVGNGASVLVRRALAGQVDWEPARPKDDALFKDALAIFYHAYGTINGRHSVVYAGVEACLTHLKNQGCRLGIVTNKPEQFVAPLLKQMNLAHWFDLSVGGDTLPVKKPDPAPLVHAMEKLGGTRGTTVMVGDSAADINAARAAGIPCVAVRYGYNYGPSVDTLGADAVVDSLAELL, from the coding sequence ATGAGCCTGGCGGGGCTGTTCAGCCCGCGCTGGCCCGGTGTTGCCCTGTTCGACCTGGACGGCACCCTGGTGGACAGCGCGCCGGACCTGGCCGCGGCAGTTGATCAGATGCTGGAGCACCTGGGACGCTCGCCAGCAGGGCTCGAACGGGTGCGGCAGTGGGTTGGCAACGGCGCCAGTGTCCTGGTGCGCCGTGCCCTGGCTGGCCAGGTGGACTGGGAGCCGGCCCGACCGAAAGACGACGCCCTGTTCAAGGATGCCCTGGCGATCTTCTATCACGCCTACGGCACCATCAATGGCCGGCACTCGGTGGTCTACGCCGGCGTTGAGGCCTGCCTGACTCATCTGAAGAATCAGGGTTGCCGACTGGGTATCGTGACCAACAAGCCGGAGCAGTTTGTGGCCCCGCTGCTCAAGCAGATGAACCTGGCGCACTGGTTTGATCTGAGCGTGGGCGGCGATACCCTGCCAGTGAAGAAGCCGGACCCGGCGCCGCTGGTTCACGCCATGGAGAAACTCGGGGGGACCCGGGGTACCACGGTGATGGTGGGCGACTCGGCGGCGGATATTAACGCCGCCCGGGCCGCCGGCATCCCTTGCGTGGCCGTTCGTTATGGCTATAACTACGGGCCCTCCGTGGATACCCTGGGGGCCGATGCAGTTGTTGATTCGCTGGCCGAGCTTTTGTAA
- the trpE gene encoding anthranilate synthase component I: protein MTPEQFAELAEAGFNRIPVHREVLADLDTPLSTYLKLASGPYSYLFESVQGGEKWGRYSIIGLPSQEVLKVFDHRVEISRGGEIVEAEDVDDPLAFVEAYQKRFHAPDLDELPRFNGGLVGYFGYDTVRYIEKRLRQSCPPDKIGTPDILLMVSNEIVVFDNLRGKLHLIVHADPAVDGAFDKAQIRIDELEGRLHRQTADAPRTPEHLRGNVVDESDFVSGFSQDKFEAAVDKIKGYVLDGDVMQTVISQRMSIPFEAPPLNLYRSLRVLNPSPYMYFLDLGDFHIVGSSPEILARVEDEEVTVRPIAGTRKRGATDAEDKALEAELLADPKEIAEHLMLIDLGRNDAGRVSETGTVRLTDKMIVERYSHVMHIVSNVTGRLKDNTSCLDVLRATLPAGTLSGAPKIRAMEIIDELEPVKRGVYGGAVGYLSFNGNMDTAIAIRTAVIKDNTLHIQAGAGVVADSVPRLEWKETMNKGRAIFRAVAMTYNDFDH from the coding sequence ATGACACCCGAGCAATTCGCCGAGCTCGCCGAGGCCGGCTTTAATCGCATCCCCGTGCACCGCGAGGTGCTGGCCGACCTCGACACGCCTCTGAGCACCTATCTGAAACTCGCCAGCGGGCCCTACTCCTACCTGTTCGAATCCGTGCAGGGCGGCGAGAAATGGGGCCGCTATTCCATCATCGGTCTGCCCAGCCAGGAAGTTCTGAAGGTCTTTGACCACCGGGTTGAAATCAGCCGCGGCGGCGAGATCGTGGAAGCCGAAGACGTGGACGACCCGCTGGCCTTTGTCGAGGCCTATCAGAAGCGCTTTCACGCGCCGGACCTGGACGAACTGCCCCGGTTCAATGGCGGCCTGGTGGGTTACTTCGGCTACGACACCGTGCGCTACATCGAGAAGCGCCTGCGCCAGAGCTGCCCGCCAGACAAAATCGGCACGCCGGACATCCTGCTGATGGTGTCCAACGAGATCGTGGTGTTCGATAACCTGCGTGGCAAGCTGCACCTGATCGTCCACGCCGACCCCGCCGTGGACGGCGCGTTCGACAAGGCCCAGATCCGCATCGATGAACTGGAGGGCCGACTGCACCGCCAGACCGCCGATGCCCCGCGCACGCCGGAACACCTGCGTGGAAACGTCGTCGACGAGAGCGATTTTGTCTCCGGTTTCAGCCAGGACAAATTCGAGGCCGCCGTAGACAAGATCAAGGGCTACGTGCTGGACGGTGACGTGATGCAGACCGTGATTTCCCAGCGCATGTCGATTCCCTTCGAGGCGCCACCACTGAACCTGTACCGATCACTGCGGGTACTGAACCCGTCGCCCTACATGTATTTCCTGGATCTGGGGGACTTCCACATCGTGGGTTCCTCCCCGGAAATCCTGGCCCGGGTGGAAGACGAAGAGGTTACCGTGCGGCCCATCGCCGGCACCCGCAAGCGCGGCGCCACCGATGCCGAGGACAAGGCCCTGGAAGCGGAACTGCTGGCCGACCCGAAGGAAATTGCCGAGCACCTGATGCTGATCGACCTGGGCCGTAACGATGCCGGACGGGTCTCTGAGACAGGCACCGTGCGCCTGACCGACAAGATGATCGTGGAGCGCTACTCCCACGTGATGCATATCGTCTCCAACGTCACCGGCCGCCTGAAAGACAACACCAGCTGCCTGGACGTGCTGCGCGCCACTCTGCCGGCCGGCACCCTCAGTGGTGCCCCCAAGATCCGGGCCATGGAGATCATCGACGAGCTGGAGCCGGTAAAGCGCGGCGTCTACGGCGGCGCCGTGGGTTACCTGTCGTTCAACGGCAACATGGACACGGCTATCGCCATCCGCACCGCCGTAATCAAGGACAACACCCTGCATATCCAGGCTGGCGCCGGCGTGGTGGCCGATTCGGTGCCCCGCCTCGAGTGGAAGGAAACCATGAACAAGGGCCGCGCCATTTTCCGGGCGGTGGCCATGACCTACAACGATTTCGACCACTGA
- a CDS encoding aminodeoxychorismate/anthranilate synthase component II — MLLMIDNYDSFTYNVVQYLAELGANVQVYRNDEITIEQIEALNPERLVISPGPCTPNEAGISMAAIRHFAGKLPILGICLGHQAIGQVYGGDIIRAGRVMHGKVSPVFHKDTGVFRGLSNPLQATRYHSLVIDKTTLPDCLEVTAWTRNDDGSIEEIMGVRHKTLPIEGVQFHPESIMTEQGHELLRNFLRTH, encoded by the coding sequence ATGTTGCTGATGATCGATAACTACGATTCCTTCACCTACAACGTGGTGCAGTACCTGGCCGAGCTGGGCGCCAATGTGCAGGTTTACCGGAACGACGAAATCACCATTGAGCAGATTGAAGCCCTGAATCCAGAGCGGCTGGTGATTTCTCCGGGCCCCTGCACCCCCAACGAAGCCGGCATTTCCATGGCAGCCATCCGGCACTTCGCCGGCAAGCTGCCCATCCTCGGAATCTGTCTGGGTCATCAGGCCATCGGGCAGGTCTACGGTGGTGACATCATCCGCGCCGGTCGGGTGATGCACGGCAAGGTCTCCCCGGTATTCCACAAGGACACCGGCGTGTTCCGGGGCCTGAGCAACCCGCTGCAGGCCACCCGCTACCACAGCCTGGTGATCGACAAGACCACCCTGCCCGACTGCCTGGAAGTGACCGCCTGGACCCGCAATGACGACGGGTCCATTGAGGAAATCATGGGCGTTCGCCACAAGACCCTGCCCATCGAGGGCGTGCAGTTCCATCCAGAGTCTATTATGACGGAACAGGGCCACGAGCTGCTGCGCAACTTTCTGAGAACACACTAA
- the trpD gene encoding anthranilate phosphoribosyltransferase, whose protein sequence is MDMKEALNRIASNLDLSREEMKDVMRIVMNGEATDAQIGAFLMGLRLKSETIDEITGATEVMRELATGVTVKAEPLIDIVGTGGDGANLFNVSSAASFVVAAAGGFVAKHGNRAVSSKSGSADLLEKLGINLSMKPEEVARCVEEIGVGFMFAPAHHGAMKHAIGPRKELGCRTIFNILGPMTNPAGVKRQLIGVFTKELCRPMAEVLYRLGAEHIMVVHSKDGLDEISLASATHVAELKDGKVTEYDITPEDLGIKSQSLVGLTVDTAEDSLKLIKAAFGRGHDEMAEKARDLIALNAGAAIYVAGLAKTPKEGVELALDAMGSGLAAGKMSELADFSQCF, encoded by the coding sequence ATGGACATGAAAGAAGCTCTCAACCGCATTGCCTCCAACCTGGACCTGTCCCGGGAGGAAATGAAGGATGTGATGCGCATCGTCATGAACGGCGAGGCCACCGACGCCCAGATAGGCGCGTTTCTCATGGGGTTGCGCCTGAAGAGCGAAACCATTGATGAAATTACTGGCGCCACCGAAGTCATGCGCGAGCTGGCCACCGGGGTAACGGTGAAGGCTGAGCCGCTCATCGACATCGTGGGCACCGGCGGTGACGGCGCCAACCTGTTCAACGTGTCGTCGGCCGCGTCGTTCGTAGTGGCGGCCGCCGGCGGTTTTGTCGCCAAACACGGCAACCGGGCGGTGTCGTCCAAGAGCGGCAGCGCCGACCTGCTCGAGAAGCTGGGTATCAACCTGAGCATGAAGCCGGAGGAAGTGGCCCGTTGCGTTGAGGAAATCGGTGTCGGCTTCATGTTCGCCCCCGCCCATCATGGCGCCATGAAGCACGCCATTGGCCCCCGCAAGGAGCTGGGCTGCAGGACCATTTTCAACATTCTGGGCCCGATGACCAATCCGGCGGGGGTAAAACGCCAGCTGATCGGTGTGTTCACCAAGGAGCTTTGCCGGCCCATGGCCGAAGTGCTTTACCGGCTCGGCGCCGAACACATTATGGTGGTGCACTCAAAGGATGGCCTGGACGAAATCAGCCTGGCCAGCGCCACCCATGTGGCGGAACTCAAGGACGGCAAGGTGACCGAATACGACATCACCCCCGAAGATCTGGGCATCAAGAGCCAGTCGCTGGTTGGTCTAACTGTCGATACCGCCGAGGATTCCCTGAAACTGATCAAGGCTGCGTTCGGTCGTGGCCACGATGAAATGGCCGAAAAGGCCCGGGACCTGATTGCCCTGAATGCCGGCGCCGCGATTTACGTGGCGGGTCTGGCCAAGACGCCGAAAGAGGGTGTGGAGCTGGCCCTGGATGCCATGGGCTCTGGTCTCGCCGCCGGCAAGATGTCGGAGCTGGCTGACTTTTCTCAGTGCTTTTGA
- the trpC gene encoding indole-3-glycerol phosphate synthase TrpC, with amino-acid sequence MTERHLDKTPTILRKIVDRKWEEIDERKQKVSIADLKAMAGDQPQARGFANAMRQRIEQQTPAVIAEIKKASPSKGILRDPFEPAVIAESYENGGAACLSVLTDHDFFQGHEDYLVAARNACSLPVIRKDFMVAPYQVYESRAIGADCILLIAACLTKDQMQELEGIAHEIGLDVLVEVHDGEELDDALTLTTPLVGINNRNLHTFEVSLDTTFDLHERISQDRLTITESGIMTRSDVEAMTARGIYGFLVGESFMRAEEPGSKLRELFFPAA; translated from the coding sequence ATGACTGAACGACATTTGGATAAAACACCGACAATCCTACGCAAGATTGTCGATCGAAAGTGGGAAGAGATTGACGAGCGGAAACAGAAGGTTTCCATTGCAGACCTGAAAGCCATGGCGGGGGACCAGCCGCAGGCCCGGGGGTTTGCCAACGCCATGCGGCAGCGCATTGAGCAACAAACACCTGCGGTTATCGCGGAGATCAAGAAAGCCTCACCCAGCAAAGGTATTTTGCGGGATCCTTTCGAACCGGCAGTGATCGCCGAGAGCTATGAAAACGGCGGCGCGGCCTGTCTGTCCGTGCTCACCGATCACGACTTCTTCCAGGGCCACGAGGACTATCTGGTGGCCGCCCGCAATGCCTGCAGTCTCCCGGTGATCCGCAAGGACTTCATGGTCGCCCCCTACCAGGTCTACGAAAGCCGGGCCATTGGCGCCGACTGCATCCTGCTGATTGCTGCCTGTCTGACCAAAGACCAGATGCAGGAGCTGGAAGGCATTGCCCACGAGATTGGGCTGGATGTGTTGGTGGAGGTGCACGACGGTGAGGAGCTGGACGATGCGTTGACGCTGACGACGCCTCTGGTGGGCATCAACAACCGCAATCTGCACACCTTCGAAGTGTCCCTGGACACCACGTTTGACCTGCACGAGCGGATTTCACAGGACCGGCTGACCATCACCGAGAGCGGCATCATGACGCGCAGCGATGTAGAAGCGATGACTGCTCGCGGGATTTACGGTTTCCTTGTGGGGGAATCGTTTATGCGAGCAGAAGAGCCTGGTTCAAAATTACGGGAACTGTTTTTCCCCGCAGCCTGA
- a CDS encoding DUF4202 domain-containing protein: MTTTDSRLECALAAIDMANKADPNQESFGGEHLPKEYAYSLHMTRWLFELESAPSERMQIACRAQHIERWTLPRSDYPEGRKAYYQWRQACGRMHGKRAAEIMAGCGYPQEECDRVETILTKRELRKDADTQLLEDVACMVFLEKYFADFYEEKADYDRDKWLRIVRRTWGKMSPRGHEAALKLAEGMPAHLLELLQEALAEPGA; the protein is encoded by the coding sequence ATGACCACCACGGATTCAAGACTCGAGTGTGCGCTGGCCGCGATCGACATGGCAAATAAGGCCGATCCCAACCAGGAGTCATTCGGCGGAGAGCACCTGCCCAAGGAATACGCCTACAGCCTGCATATGACACGCTGGCTGTTCGAGCTTGAATCCGCGCCCTCCGAGCGCATGCAGATCGCTTGCCGGGCCCAGCACATTGAGCGCTGGACCTTGCCTCGTAGCGACTACCCGGAAGGCCGGAAAGCCTATTATCAATGGCGCCAGGCCTGCGGCCGGATGCACGGCAAGCGGGCCGCGGAGATCATGGCCGGCTGCGGCTACCCGCAGGAGGAGTGCGACAGGGTAGAGACCATCCTGACCAAGCGGGAGCTGCGCAAGGACGCCGACACCCAGTTGCTGGAAGACGTGGCCTGCATGGTGTTCCTGGAGAAGTACTTCGCGGATTTTTACGAGGAAAAGGCGGACTACGACCGCGACAAATGGCTGCGCATCGTGCGCCGCACCTGGGGCAAGATGTCGCCCCGTGGGCACGAGGCCGCCCTGAAACTGGCGGAGGGGATGCCGGCGCACCTTCTGGAACTTTTGCAGGAGGCTTTAGCTGAACCTGGGGCCTGA
- a CDS encoding glutathione S-transferase family protein, which yields MKIFETRTAPNPRRVRMFMAEKGLLDKAEFIEIDLQKGENLTPEYAARNPMKKVPVMELDDGTCIAETMAICRYFEESYPDTPSLLGDTPLEKAQLEQWLRWIEYYFFMPTGMCFQHTTGYFKDRMNPIKEWGEECGKNVEKFMHFLNKQLEGKEYICCDRFTAADINAFTTVAFARVVGIRIQPEQTNLQAWYDRIKERPSAQA from the coding sequence ATGAAAATCTTCGAAACCAGAACCGCCCCGAATCCCCGTCGAGTACGCATGTTCATGGCCGAGAAAGGCCTGCTGGACAAGGCCGAGTTCATCGAGATCGACCTGCAGAAGGGCGAGAACCTGACCCCTGAATATGCTGCCCGCAACCCGATGAAGAAAGTCCCGGTGATGGAACTGGACGACGGTACCTGCATCGCCGAAACCATGGCGATCTGCCGCTACTTCGAAGAAAGCTACCCGGACACACCCAGCTTGCTGGGGGACACCCCGCTGGAAAAGGCACAGCTGGAACAGTGGCTGCGCTGGATCGAATACTATTTCTTCATGCCCACCGGCATGTGCTTCCAGCACACGACCGGCTACTTCAAGGACCGCATGAACCCGATCAAGGAATGGGGCGAGGAGTGCGGCAAGAACGTCGAGAAGTTCATGCATTTCCTCAACAAGCAACTGGAAGGTAAGGAATACATCTGCTGCGACCGCTTCACCGCCGCCGACATCAACGCCTTCACCACGGTGGCCTTTGCCCGGGTGGTGGGTATCCGCATCCAGCCTGAGCAGACCAACCTGCAGGCCTGGTACGACCGCATCAAGGAACGTCCCTCGGCCCAGGCCTGA
- a CDS encoding alpha/beta fold hydrolase, protein MHWILLRGLTREQAHWGDFPARLKDAFPGHQFHAVDLPGTGVHFREDSPDTIAGIRQRVIRQVDHIPRPFSLLALSMGGMVAMDWAQQAIEGEIQNLVLINTSSGFSPPWQRMRPGAWPRILRLLARRELFDRERDILRLTSNREVTLELAKRWYSTQRQRPVSARNALNQLSAAARFRPAEKRPLPDALLLASRGDRIAHWRCSAALEQRWQWTLKLHPDAGHDLPLDDPEWVISRMHQWLTR, encoded by the coding sequence ATGCACTGGATTCTGTTGCGCGGATTGACGCGGGAACAGGCCCACTGGGGGGACTTCCCCGCACGCCTTAAGGACGCGTTTCCGGGGCACCAGTTTCATGCAGTGGACCTGCCCGGTACCGGTGTCCACTTCCGTGAGGACAGTCCGGACACCATCGCCGGGATCCGGCAGCGGGTTATCCGGCAGGTCGACCACATTCCCCGGCCATTCAGCCTGCTGGCACTCTCCATGGGTGGGATGGTCGCCATGGACTGGGCCCAGCAGGCCATCGAGGGTGAGATCCAGAATCTGGTACTGATCAATACCAGTTCTGGCTTCAGCCCCCCCTGGCAGCGCATGCGCCCCGGTGCCTGGCCCCGGATTCTCCGGCTACTGGCTCGACGGGAACTGTTTGACCGTGAGCGGGATATCCTACGGCTCACCTCCAACCGAGAGGTGACCCTGGAACTGGCCAAACGGTGGTACAGCACCCAGCGCCAGCGACCGGTCAGTGCGCGGAATGCACTGAACCAGCTCTCCGCGGCCGCCCGTTTCCGTCCTGCTGAAAAACGCCCGCTTCCGGATGCCCTGCTGCTGGCCAGCCGGGGTGACCGGATTGCGCACTGGCGTTGCAGTGCGGCCCTGGAGCAGCGCTGGCAGTGGACCCTCAAGTTGCATCCGGATGCTGGCCATGACCTGCCGCTGGACGACCCTGAATGGGTCATCAGCCGAATGCATCAGTGGCTGACCCGGTAA
- a CDS encoding M14 family zinc carboxypeptidase, whose amino-acid sequence MTELRDLTPHTAIAREQACRDGRQRRLLRTFLPELVSLERLLAEAPALVTTDLVARVALKELSLPIYRADIGSTRPDAPVVLVVGGVHGLERIGSQVVMAWLRSLLARVTWDQHLAQLLQTVRITLLPILNPGGMYLNQRSNPNGVDLMRNAPITAQDRSAFLLGGQRLSPRLPWYTGDPEQGMETENRALETVIRELLPGRPFSVALDCHSGFGWQDQIWFPYAYRRRPMRRIASVMALKLIWEQAYPNHNYRFEPQSRHYLTHGDLWDYFYKQVNRENAGVFLPLTLEMGSWRWIRKRPRQLLRLDGLFNPLVPHRHQRVLRSHLTWMDFLVNAAASHENWLPAHEEESMLREAAIMHWYRDTQ is encoded by the coding sequence ATGACCGAATTGCGCGACCTGACACCCCACACCGCTATTGCCCGTGAACAGGCTTGCCGGGATGGTCGCCAGCGGCGGCTGTTGCGCACCTTCCTGCCGGAGCTGGTGAGCCTGGAGAGGCTGCTGGCGGAAGCGCCGGCGCTGGTGACCACCGATCTGGTTGCGCGAGTGGCGCTCAAGGAGCTGTCGCTGCCGATCTACCGGGCCGATATCGGGTCAACCCGGCCGGATGCACCGGTGGTGCTGGTGGTTGGCGGAGTGCACGGGCTTGAGCGTATCGGTAGCCAGGTGGTGATGGCCTGGCTGCGGTCGCTGCTGGCGCGGGTGACCTGGGATCAGCACCTGGCACAGCTGCTGCAAACCGTTCGGATTACCCTGCTGCCGATTCTCAATCCCGGCGGCATGTACCTGAACCAGCGCAGCAACCCCAACGGGGTGGACCTGATGCGTAACGCGCCCATTACCGCTCAGGACCGCAGCGCTTTCCTGCTTGGTGGACAGCGCCTGTCGCCCCGGCTGCCCTGGTACACGGGCGACCCGGAGCAGGGTATGGAAACCGAAAACCGGGCCCTGGAAACGGTGATCCGCGAACTGCTGCCCGGTCGTCCGTTCAGTGTCGCCCTTGATTGCCACTCGGGCTTCGGCTGGCAGGACCAGATCTGGTTTCCTTACGCCTATCGCCGTCGACCCATGCGCCGGATCGCCTCGGTGATGGCGCTGAAACTGATCTGGGAACAGGCCTACCCGAACCACAATTACCGGTTCGAACCCCAGTCGCGCCACTACCTCACCCACGGGGACCTCTGGGATTATTTCTACAAGCAGGTAAACCGGGAGAACGCCGGTGTGTTCCTGCCGCTGACCCTTGAGATGGGATCCTGGCGCTGGATCCGGAAACGACCCCGGCAACTGCTGCGTCTGGATGGTCTGTTCAATCCCCTGGTGCCGCACCGGCACCAGCGGGTGCTGCGCAGCCACCTCACCTGGATGGATTTCCTGGTGAATGCAGCGGCCAGCCACGAGAACTGGTTGCCGGCTCACGAGGAGGAGTCCATGCTGAGGGAAGCGGCCATCATGCACTGGTACCGGGACACCCAATAA